One genomic segment of Erysipelotrichaceae bacterium 66202529 includes these proteins:
- a CDS encoding 4-hydroxy-tetrahydrodipicolinate synthase: protein MFDVKGSIVALVTPFHEDGSVNFEKLKEILEWHVESGTDGILVLGTTGESSTMTHEEDDAVVECTLQTIKGRIPVIVGSGSNCTQTAVEKSKKYADMGADALLVISPYYNKANAQGMIAHFTAVADAVDKPVILYNVPGRTGCSINEEAVKVLSKHPNICGIKEASGNIAYAASIARYLSDDFVMFSGNDDMVIPLLALGGSGVISVWANIMPKEVHEMVHNYRNGNTDAALATQLNCLDLIHALFIEVNPIPVKEALNMMGKGVGGYRLPLCEMSEDHRQALLTQMKEAGLC from the coding sequence ATGTTTGATGTAAAAGGAAGTATTGTCGCGTTGGTAACTCCGTTCCATGAGGATGGAAGCGTTAATTTTGAGAAGCTGAAGGAAATTCTGGAATGGCATGTGGAAAGCGGAACCGATGGTATTCTTGTTCTGGGTACTACCGGTGAATCCAGCACCATGACACATGAGGAGGATGACGCCGTGGTGGAATGCACCCTGCAGACGATTAAGGGAAGGATTCCTGTTATCGTAGGAAGCGGGTCCAACTGCACACAGACTGCTGTTGAAAAGAGTAAAAAATATGCCGATATGGGGGCAGATGCACTGCTTGTGATTTCCCCCTATTACAACAAGGCCAATGCGCAGGGAATGATTGCCCACTTTACTGCGGTTGCGGACGCTGTGGACAAACCGGTTATTCTATATAATGTTCCAGGCAGAACCGGCTGCAGCATCAATGAGGAGGCTGTCAAAGTACTCAGCAAGCATCCAAATATCTGCGGTATCAAGGAAGCGAGCGGAAACATTGCATATGCCGCAAGCATAGCACGTTACCTCAGCGATGATTTCGTTATGTTCAGCGGAAATGATGATATGGTCATTCCTCTGCTGGCTCTGGGAGGAAGCGGTGTTATTTCCGTATGGGCGAACATCATGCCGAAGGAAGTACATGAAATGGTGCACAATTACCGAAACGGCAACACCGATGCGGCGCTTGCGACACAGCTCAACTGTCTCGATCTGATTCATGCGCTGTTTATCGAGGTCAATCCGATTCCTGTAAAAGAGGCTTTAAATATGATGGGCAAGGGCGTCGGCGGCTATCGTCTGCCTTTATGTGAAATGAGTGAGGATCACCGTCAGGCACTGCTCACACAAATGAAAGAGGCCGGCCTATGTTAA
- the dapB gene encoding 4-hydroxy-tetrahydrodipicolinate reductase, which translates to MLNVLVVGYGNMGKMIVDTIGQSDDMRVVMIADGTNHPDLSTLQEQVDIIIDFSHPDNLTWIKPFVLNHPCAYICGTTGHNDLQRRQVEELSSVAPVVFQANFSLGIAVFQEVLQMITPMLEESFDIEVVEKHHNQKQDAPSGTAKMLVAAMNREHTYREVHGRNGFVGKRQKEIGIHAVRGGTVAGEHDVYFFGDDEIFEIKHTANSRKIFVNGALRAARFAAAQKPGMYTMKDILFA; encoded by the coding sequence ATGTTAAATGTACTTGTTGTCGGCTATGGAAACATGGGGAAAATGATTGTGGATACCATCGGACAAAGTGATGATATGAGGGTTGTGATGATTGCGGATGGAACCAATCATCCCGATCTGTCCACGCTTCAGGAGCAGGTGGATATCATCATTGACTTTTCCCATCCGGATAATCTGACGTGGATCAAGCCGTTTGTATTGAACCATCCATGTGCATATATCTGTGGTACGACCGGACATAATGATCTGCAAAGACGGCAGGTAGAAGAGCTGAGCAGTGTTGCCCCGGTTGTATTTCAGGCAAACTTTTCTCTTGGAATCGCCGTATTCCAGGAGGTTCTGCAAATGATTACCCCAATGCTGGAGGAAAGCTTTGATATCGAGGTTGTGGAAAAGCACCATAACCAGAAGCAGGACGCGCCAAGTGGTACCGCAAAAATGCTGGTAGCTGCCATGAACAGGGAGCATACATACCGGGAGGTACACGGACGAAACGGGTTTGTGGGAAAACGTCAAAAGGAAATCGGTATCCATGCCGTCCGTGGAGGAACGGTTGCGGGAGAGCACGATGTTTACTTTTTCGGGGATGATGAAATCTTTGAAATCAAGCATACTGCCAACAGCCGTAAAATCTTTGTTAACGGAGCATTGCGGGCTGCCCGCTTTGCGGCTGCACAGAAGCCGGGTATGTATACCATGAAAGATATTCTGTTCGCATAA
- the dapD gene encoding 2,3,4,5-tetrahydropyridine-2,6-dicarboxylate N-acetyltransferase has protein sequence MNANEIIAFIQNAEKKTPVKVYIKEKRPVDFPDCQVFGAAGKVVFGDWKVIAPILEANQDAIEDIVIENDCRNSAVPLLDKKYINARIEPGAVIRDQVEIKDNAVIMMGAIINIGAIIGEGTMIDMGAVLGGRATVGNHCHIGAGAVLAGVIEPASATPVIVEDDVLIGANAVVIEGVHIGKNAVVAAGAVVIEDVPANAVVAGCPARVIKQKDAKAAEKTELVDALRSL, from the coding sequence ATGAACGCTAATGAAATCATCGCATTTATACAAAATGCCGAAAAAAAGACACCGGTAAAGGTGTATATCAAGGAAAAACGGCCTGTTGACTTTCCGGACTGTCAGGTTTTCGGTGCAGCAGGAAAGGTCGTATTTGGCGATTGGAAGGTAATTGCGCCCATTCTGGAAGCAAATCAGGATGCCATAGAGGACATTGTGATCGAAAACGATTGCCGCAATTCCGCTGTTCCACTGCTGGACAAAAAATACATCAATGCGCGCATTGAGCCAGGGGCTGTGATACGCGATCAGGTGGAAATCAAAGATAATGCCGTCATCATGATGGGAGCCATCATCAATATCGGTGCAATCATCGGAGAAGGAACCATGATCGACATGGGCGCCGTGCTGGGCGGCAGAGCAACGGTTGGCAATCATTGTCATATCGGTGCAGGCGCAGTCCTTGCGGGCGTTATAGAGCCGGCGAGTGCAACACCTGTCATTGTTGAGGATGATGTATTGATCGGTGCAAATGCCGTCGTGATTGAGGGTGTGCATATCGGAAAAAATGCTGTAGTTGCGGCAGGTGCTGTGGTTATTGAGGATGTTCCTGCCAATGCTGTTGTCGCAGGCTGTCCGGCACGCGTTATCAAGCAAAAGGATGCAAAGGCGGCAGAGAAAACCGAGCTGGTGGATGCTCTGCGAAGTCTGTAA